ATCAGAGCCGTGGAAGACGACCACGTTGATAGGCCGGGTGTGGAAGTGCGGCAACGCATGAAGCTTACCGGTACTAATAGCTCGATTGGCTTGATCGTTCTCATTGACTATGCTCATCGAACTTCGTTCGATGTGCCAGACCTTTGTCCTGACGCGCCAATGGCGCTGCGGACGGCCCGCCAAACGATTGGCGACGGGCCTCTGGCCTGTATGGGTGCCACAAGCACCCGCAGCCGGAAGAGATCGAAAGACGTGTTCAAAAAAGAAAACAGGCTAACGCCTGCCAGCTTCTCAAAACATATAGTTGCGCTTTGCCGACCTGGTGGTTATGGCGGGGTGGCTGCACCCGTTCCCTTTCCGAACACGGCCGTGAAACGCCCCTGCGCCCATGGTACTTCGTCTTAAGACGCGGGAGAGTAGGTCGCTGCCAGGTCTGCAAAGCGCAACTAATCAATCTTCTCATCACAAAACAAACGGCCCAAAGCCGAAACAAAGGGCCGCTCACAAGCGGCCTTTCGTGTTAAAATGCATCAGCAGGAAAACACGAGACAAATTGCAAAAAGCAATTTGCTCGGGCAGTAAGAGTAAACCGCCAAAGCAGTTTACTCAGACGCGACAAATCCCTTCGGGATTTGCGCTAGGCGCGGGGTGGAGCAGCCCGGTAGCTCGTCAGGCTCATAACCTGAAGGCCGCAGGTTCAAATCCTGCCCCCGCAACCAAATCCCATAAAAACATCACTCAAAAGCCCGCCTCGCGCGGGCTTTTGCATTTTTGCTTACCGATAGGTCGAGGCAGGCATCCAGGTCGCGGTAATAGGATCTCGATCCTTCAGTTCAAATTCATTCGGGCCAGGAATTCTGCTGCCTGTATTGTCTCCAAGGCACTCGCTGTCTCCCTAAAGTAAGGCAAGGTTTCCCAGAGGGTGTGATCGCCGACGATATAGAAGCGGCGTTTGGCGCGCGTCAGGGCAACGTTCAAAAGGTTCGGCTTCGATGCGGCCCAGGCTGCAGCCCCGCTATGAGCGGCATCGGCGCCGAGCACCATGAAAACCACGTCTTCTTCCTTGCCCTGGAAGGTATGCACCGTGCCGATCCTTTCCTTCAGCCACCTCGACAGTCTTGGCGGAGCCGAGCGCGTGTTTCCGCTCCAATCAACCCATGTTGCATGGGCCAGAGCCTGCTTCAGACTGTTCTTGATCTCCTTGAACGGCGAAATGATATAGAGGTCCGGCAATCCGCCGTCCCGGCGATAAGTGGCGGTGAGGAGATCGACGATGAGACGGCGGAGCGTCACCGGCCGGCCGGCGCTCTTCCAGCCCGAAGACCATCTTGTTCTGACAGGCGATCTGGTTGGCAAGGCCGAACATCGGATCGATGCAGCGCCGATGTACCCTGAGGGGGCTGCCGATCCAGAGCCCATCGGCCTCCTCGCCCGAGACCGTCGTCCCATAGCGGTTGGCGGCGTCGGCCTGCATCTGCACCGAGGCCCTGTTCGGCGAATATTGTCCTGCCGCTGTATGCGGCGAGAGAGCCGAAGTGGCGGTGATCAGCGCGCTTGGCAGCGTGAAGACCGGTTCGATCTGCTGGGGATCACCGATCACCATGACGCGCCGCGCCCGCAACAGGGCGCCGATGGCCGCTTGCGGGACCGCCTGACCAGCTTCATCGACGAACACCCAGCCGATCGAACCGGCGTCGAGACCGCGGAACTGCCGGGCAAAGGAGGCGAAGGTTGTCGAGACGATGGGAACGGTCATGAAAAGGCCCTGCCAGATCAAGGCAATGTGCTCGCCGTCGGCGGGGCCGTTGTTGGAAAGCAGTTTGTTGATGGCGACGATGTTCCCTCCAAAACCTCCGCCCTTCTTGCCCACATCCGCCAGCCACGCTTCATGCAGCGTCAACGCTGCTTCCAACAATGCCGAACGCAGACCTGCCAGTTCGTCCTGATGCCACAGACCGCCAATCTGGAACTGATCGCTCTCGAGATCGGTGAGGCGCCGAGGTAGGGTGGGATGATTGAGAATTTCCCCTAGGCGGTCAAATTCCTCCCTTTTCCGGGACCAGATTTCTCGTTGCGACCGCAGTGCCTGTTCGGCACGTCGATGTCTCCGCAAAGACTGTTCCAGCGCAGGTTTGAGTGCTTTCGCAAGGTGATGTTCGCATTCCGCCAGCGCCTTGCGCAGTTCCAGCTGTCTTCGTGCATTGGAGACGACATTGTGCCGATGTTGCCGGGCAGGGGTGGTCGACAGCACTTTCTCCCACCACGCGGGAGCGCCTCGGTCGAGCAGAAGTTCCTCCTCCTTCAGAGGAGACAAGCCTTCCCTGAGGCGGAGCATGTCGGCGGCAACCATATCGCATCGGTCCTGTGCGTGTCGAAGTTCGGCCGCAGCTGCTCTCACCTTTTCAAGCGCCTCGCGGCAGAAACCATCCTGCGAGACCAGGGCGATTTCGTCATGGAGATCGGCATAGCGTGCATATTCGCCGATCTTGTCGCCAACCACCTTGTCGGCAGCCTGAAATGTCGCCGACGCTTCGGCGAAGTTTGGTCCCTTATAACCCTTTAGCCACTCCCAGATGGTCTGTGGTTTGTCGGCACCGGACCAGCTGGGCTTCGGCCTTTCGGCGATCTCCATGAAGGCGAAACGTTCCTTGAAAGCTCGGCGATTCCGGGAATTGCCGAGCGCACAGGCGATCAGCCCCCATGGGCGGTCGCCATCGGAGAGCCTGACCACGGCTCCGTTGTCCTTCTGACAAGCGATTTTGTGCGCGATGGTCTGCAGATATTGGAATGAAGATGTTCTCGCGACAGAGCTTCGCTTCGGAAGGTCGCGCGAAATATTCTCCACGGCGGCGTTGTTGGAGGAGGCGACGACCATTTCGAATCCAGCCAGGGCCGGGATCAGCGCCGATATCGTGGCCGTGCTCCGGTCCGCGAAAGTGATGCGGCGCGGCGCGCCATCGAAGGCTTCGCGCGCCGTCTTCAAGGAGGCCAGGATGCGGGCGCGCCGAACGATATTATCCGCGAACATGTCGCGAAGCAGCGTCGTCTTTCCCGTTCCTGGCGGGCCGTTGACCGAGAACAGTCCCGTTTCTGACAGGTCGTCGATCGCCGAATTGATCGCGAACTGTTGCATCAGGCTCATGGCGTGGTGAGGTTCGCTGAGCCAGCGCCCGCGGTTGAGTTTTCCAGGATGCAAGGCCCGGACGATCGCCCGGCGTCCATCCTCCGAGTAGAGGTCGATCCGTTTCTCATGCGCCAGCGGGTGAGATATTGCCTGAGCGGCGCGGGGATATCGCCATGCGTGACGCGTATCATCGCCCGCTCGATGTCCTCGATGAAGAAGCTGTTCAGGATACCGATGTCGTCTTCAACACGTGTACTCTCATCCTCCTCGTCGTCGGCATTAAGCGCATTGCTTTCCAGCGGTGGCGGCAAGGAGATGACCTCGGGTTTTTCCACCCGGTCCCGGTAGCGTATTTCAACAACGGCGATGGGTTTCTCCTGCTTCGAGGCAAAGCCGGCCCAATCGCAGAGTAATTCATGCAGCGTCAGGATTTCGGCAGCATCGATCGGCTGATCGGTCATGTCCTCGGAGGACGAAGATCTCAGATGCCGCTGCGCCCGAAAGTTTTGAAGCAATTCCGTGAGTTGCCGCTTGCTGTCGGCAAATGCCTCGTAGCCGAGTGAGGAGAGGCCGGACTTCCGCACCCGTCCCAAAGCCCATGGAAGCGTGGAAACCGAAAATGTATCAAACATCGGCTCTCCCAAGGGAGAGAGCTGCAAGCTGGCAAAGCAGGTATCACCATCGAGGTCGCTGCGTTCGGCGTCGTCATATTCGGCGGTATCGGTCGCAACGCTATCGAAGTGTCTGCGAATATCGGCAATTTCGGATTTGCTGAAAACGCCGAGGAACAGGGTGAAACCCGTGATCTGCTTTTCCTCGGGGATCGCTGGACGGCTGAGTGCGGCACCGTCATCGCGGAGCGTTTTCGCATGCAACCAGAAAACACTTCGGCCTTCGCCGGAGACGATACGACTGGAGAGATCGTAAGGAATGAAGAACTCGATTTTGTGCCAGAAATCGAGAATGGCCAGAAGCCGTTCCCTTTCGGCGCCGTCTGCATTCGTCTGCATGACTTCTCACTGAGGAGTTGCAAAAATAGGCTCGCGCTTCTTTTAGCAACGATCGCAGCGCAAAATCAAAGACTGTGCGTCCCGGAGCCGCCGGACCGCATTTCCCCGCCATGGCGAAACCACATCAATGCAGACGTGGCCGGCGTCGCTCGCTGAGCTGCCGTCCTCGGTTCCAGCGGGCGATGGTCTCCGGCACGACGTCCGTCTTGCCAGCGGCAGGCTCGGTGATCGAGCGCAGGCGTTCAAGGGCAACACCCGCCTTGGCGGCATAATCGAGTGCGGTCGGATCGTCCGAATGCACGTCCTGGATTGCGGCGAAGACCGCCTCCGCCTCGGCTAGTCGTTTGCTGGCAGCAAGGGCGATACCACGCTTGTAATGCGCCTGGATGAGATGCGGCCCGATCTCGCCGACCCGGCGGAAAGTCTCTGCGGCATGGTCATATTGATGCAGGGCAAGCTGCGTGTCGCCAAGCCGCATTTGGATCGGCGTCGGATCGGGCGCTTGCTCGACAAGAGCCTTGTAGGCAGTCAGTGCCTCCGTCAGTTTGCCTCGGTCGAACAGCAGATTGGCAAGCCCGAATTCCGCGCCGGTATGCCCTGGCGCCGATTGCAGAACCTGGTTGAAGGCGATCTCCGCCTTGCTCCGGGCTCCATTGCGATACATGTCGAGCGCCTGTTCATAGACGAAACGAATGCTGCGCGGGTTGAGCACGCCATGCAGGTTCTGGCCGTTGCGGGTGCGGAACAAGGTGCAGCTGATCCGCCTTTCCTCCACCCCGAACATATATTTATAGGGTTCGTTTCCGCGCAGGAAGTCATAGGTCTTGAAGCCCTGCTCGATCGCCCGCCGGATGCAGTAGCCATGCAGGATGAGGCCGGGAGACGGTGTCTTCCAGTTCTCATCGCGGCCGGTGATATAGAAGAGGATGGCCTTCTTCTGCCGATCGACGATATTCGCCAGCGCGCCGAGCGGCTGGTCGCCACACCAAAGGACCGGCACCTCGAGATTGCCGCTGTTGAAACTGTCCATCAGCATCTCGCGCGTGGTGATGATCAGCCGCTCGGTCCGCTCCGCGCCTTTACGGGCACTCCATTTGATCCGCCAGAGATTGAAGAGGATGTCCAGGTCCCGATCGATGGTCTCGGGAGTTGCCATCGTGATCCGGTAAATATCGTCGCCTTCGATCTTGCGCAGGAACCGCCGGAGCTTCTGGCGCGTCTGGCTGCTCATGCGCTGCTCGAGATAGTCGTCGAAGCTTGCCGGCAGGGGGACGATGGGACAGATCGTATTGTCGATATTCTCACTGTTCTTGGGCGAGCTGTCGCGAAACATCACCTCCGGTCCTTGCAGCGCCTCGATCATCTTCTCGCGCCGGCTGGCAGGACCGCTGAAATATTCGAGTTTCAGGTCGGTCCAGTTCTGATGTTTGATAAACGAAGCAAAACCGGCAATGGCATGATGCTCGTAGTCCGGCCTGACGATGAAGCCGGTATAATCGGCCGCAAAATTTCCGGCCATGATGATCTCGTCGTAGAAGAGCCCGGTCTTTTCGTTCAGATGCGTGATGAGGCGCAGCGGAAAGAAGGCGACATAGGGTGCTTCGGGATCGCGTTCGCGAAGGGCGAGGATGAACCAGCGGCGTCGGCGGAACAGATAGTTCTTCAGCCATATCCAGGAGAGGAAATGCTGCGCGTCTGGATCTTCCAGGAAGACCTGATCCCAGTTCTCGCGTACCGCCTCGAACCCCGCAATGGTATCGATGATATCTATGCGCATGTCCGCCCCCAATACCCCATACGTCACTCGGGAGGTTTCATTCTAATGGGAAACACCGATCTTCAAATAAACCGTCCGGATGATTTGAGGCGCCTAAATGGGATTAGTCCTGAGCCGACGCATAACCCAAAATCGCAATCGGTTTTGGTAAAATCATACACAGATTCAAAGTGATAGAGCGAAACGCGTCCTGAAGGATGCCGCTCTTCAACGAACCTCGCCCGAAAGTGCGCAGCGGTTTTGAGAACATGAGTACATAAGGATTAGATCAGAGTTCGCCGGAGATCCGCGGGCTCGCATGGATAAAGGCCCAGAGCGTCCGGCTGATGGCGACGATCTCGGCGATCGACTTTTCCAGAAGGTCGAGCTCGCGCGCGTCCATCTGTTCGATCTTGCCGTAGCGGATCTGCTTATCGTCCTCGACGAGCCGCATCAGCTGTGTGCTCGAGATCTCTCCCTTTTCGTCGAAGGAATAGATGCAGTGATTGTACTTGTTGCGTATCTTGGATTCTTTCTTAAGCCGCGACATGGCTGAAAGGATCGCCTTCCGGTCGGTAGGGGAGGTCGAAGCGAGCTTGGACAGCCGTTCGATGAGATCGATCCGTGCGCGCGTCGTGTTGAGCGTCAGGAACACGACGATCGCTGCATCCTTTTCCACCCGGAGAAGATGGGCGATGATGTAGATCAGCAGGCTTTCGGTGTTCGTCCAGACATAGTTCAGGCGGCCGACCCGCAGCAGGACATCGGACATCGCCGCCATGCTTGACCCTTTCTCCCCGGAGGGAATCCATCCCTCAAGGGATGACATGTGGACATTACATCAGAATAACGCGCAAGTCCGTCATATCTACAGGTCCGCCCGTGCCGGATCGCGAGCGATCAGCGCTCCTTGAAGGCTCTGGACATGCTGTCGGTGATCGGTTTGCTCAGATATTCGAAGAAGGTGCGTTCCGACGTCTGAATCAGCACTTCGGCCGGCATGCCGGGAACGGGATGGAAATTGTGCACCCGCGCAATCTCGGAATCGGGTATTCCGACGCGGACGATATAGACGTCCTTGACCGAAGCTCCCGAATTTTCCTCGATCGAATCGGCTGAGACGTAGAAGACCTTGCCCTGCAGAACAGGGGTCGTGCGCCGGTTGAGCGCCGTGAGGCGGATCGAGGCCGTTTCTCCCTCATGCAGCTGGTCGATCGAGGTGCGCAGCACTTGCGCTTCCAGGATCAGCGGCACATGCGACGGCAGGATTTCCATGATCGGCTTTCCTGTCGTGATGACACCGCCGGCTGTGTGAAAATAGGAGCGCACCACCGTGCCTGACACCGGCGAACGGATAGTGGTACGTTGGAGCACGCCGGCGGCCTCGCGCATCTGTTCGCGCACACTGTCCAGATCGGTTTCGGCGGTCTCGAGCGCATCGAGTGCCGCCTGCTTGTTGGAGTTGACGGCGATGACGGCCTCCTGTCGGAATTTGGCGATCTCGGCCTCGCTCTCGTTGAGCTCGCCGTTCAGTCGAGCAATGTCGCCCATCGCATCGGCGATCGCCCGCTCGATTGCCAGCAGATCCGTCCTGCGCATATAGCCGACCTTGACCAGCCGAGCCTTGGAGTCGCGTTCCTCGGTCAGCAGCGACAGCTGCCTTTCGAAGGAATCTCGCTGGCCCCTATAGCCGGCGAACCGGAATTCCAGCGACGCGATGTTCTTCCCGATCAGATTGAGCTGCTCTTCGAGCTTGATCTGCTTGCTGTGGAAGACGACGTTCTGGCTCTGGATGATCGCGTTGATATCGGGATCGCTGGCCTCCTTCGTCACGATATCGGGAAGCTGGAGTTCACGCAGGCCCTGCGCTTCGGCACGGAGCCTTGCGACAATGGCTTCCAGGCGCAGGCGGCGAAGCTGCAG
This Rhizobium brockwellii DNA region includes the following protein-coding sequences:
- a CDS encoding GNAT family N-acetyltransferase, with amino-acid sequence MRIDIIDTIAGFEAVRENWDQVFLEDPDAQHFLSWIWLKNYLFRRRRWFILALRERDPEAPYVAFFPLRLITHLNEKTGLFYDEIIMAGNFAADYTGFIVRPDYEHHAIAGFASFIKHQNWTDLKLEYFSGPASRREKMIEALQGPEVMFRDSSPKNSENIDNTICPIVPLPASFDDYLEQRMSSQTRQKLRRFLRKIEGDDIYRITMATPETIDRDLDILFNLWRIKWSARKGAERTERLIITTREMLMDSFNSGNLEVPVLWCGDQPLGALANIVDRQKKAILFYITGRDENWKTPSPGLILHGYCIRRAIEQGFKTYDFLRGNEPYKYMFGVEERRISCTLFRTRNGQNLHGVLNPRSIRFVYEQALDMYRNGARSKAEIAFNQVLQSAPGHTGAEFGLANLLFDRGKLTEALTAYKALVEQAPDPTPIQMRLGDTQLALHQYDHAAETFRRVGEIGPHLIQAHYKRGIALAASKRLAEAEAVFAAIQDVHSDDPTALDYAAKAGVALERLRSITEPAAGKTDVVPETIARWNRGRQLSERRRPRLH
- a CDS encoding HlyD family type I secretion periplasmic adaptor subunit; the encoded protein is MGRKNQETSGPVQLEWYSDVPRSIRMHSIVGLTVLFTSFGGFGFWAATAPLASAVIAQGSFVATGNNKIVQHLEGGIIKEMRVSEGDTVKEGDILLTLDPTASRSNERMLQLRRLRLEAIVARLRAEAQGLRELQLPDIVTKEASDPDINAIIQSQNVVFHSKQIKLEEQLNLIGKNIASLEFRFAGYRGQRDSFERQLSLLTEERDSKARLVKVGYMRRTDLLAIERAIADAMGDIARLNGELNESEAEIAKFRQEAVIAVNSNKQAALDALETAETDLDSVREQMREAAGVLQRTTIRSPVSGTVVRSYFHTAGGVITTGKPIMEILPSHVPLILEAQVLRTSIDQLHEGETASIRLTALNRRTTPVLQGKVFYVSADSIEENSGASVKDVYIVRVGIPDSEIARVHNFHPVPGMPAEVLIQTSERTFFEYLSKPITDSMSRAFKER